In the genome of Massilibacterium senegalense, the window TAGTCGGCAATATAAAGGCATGCTTATTTGAATGAGTGATTGGCACTGCACTATCCTCCAACCAGAGTTCATGTTTTGGACAGACAAGATTCCCTGGTAGTTGATGTAGTCGGTGCCAGTATAGCTCTCCATATATAGAAAGATCCTCTCTCGAACATGCAGAACAGTATTTTAAATACTTATTTTGAGGAATGGAACATGCCATGATTCCAGATTGCATGTAAATACTTTTTCCATCATCACTTGTCATAGAGTTATAAATTGATTGAGCCTTTTCGGTTGGTAAGAACACTGTATAAAATGGATACATTGTATGATTTTCTATAAGTTCTTTTTCATTTAATGTCGTATTTGTAGGTAATCGCTTAACAAGCGAAACAATTCTCGATGGCAAAAATACAGAAGCAC includes:
- a CDS encoding TniQ family protein, whose protein sequence is MIIQFPTPYPDELLYSIVARYHIRSGNVYWKHTLEDLFGKRTISASVFLPSRIVSLVKRLPTNTTLNEKELIENHTMYPFYTVFLPTEKAQSIYNSMTSDDGKSIYMQSGIMACSIPQNKYLKYCSACSREDLSIYGELYWHRLHQLPGNLVCPKHELWLEDSAVPITHSNKHAFILPTTSNCDLTREKKVDWNILERFKEVLLQAEHLLNGHYESQSFSHFTRFYRYHLMDQGFANHNGRVD